From a single Rutidosis leptorrhynchoides isolate AG116_Rl617_1_P2 chromosome 5, CSIRO_AGI_Rlap_v1, whole genome shotgun sequence genomic region:
- the LOC139849107 gene encoding uncharacterized protein produces MSQEQGYVEAKLTMKNMLNVIPQLKASMTENQQKIFRGTCFGPWLDLSYTGNDPGLVHAMLQRKSERPIGIDEKYPADDEEIWFSFRPNFKIRFSRREFCLITGFKFSRRTDMAHYIPRSYDVETPPIRRRCFPNRKVNSNITITDIQKLLYDGADFVVSDDDVV; encoded by the exons ATGTCACAAGAACAG GGATATGTTGAGGCGAAGTTGACGATGAAGAATATGCTTAATGTTATACCTCAACTAAAGGCATCAATGACTGAGAATCAACAAAAAATTTTTAGGGGAACTTGTTTTGGTCCTTGGCTAGATCTTTCTTACACCGGCAATGATCCGGGCcttgtacatgcaatgctccaaAGAAAGAGTGAGCGACCGATAGGAATAGATGAAAAGTACCCTGCTGATGATGAGGAAATATGGTTTAGTTTCCGTCCGAATTTCAAAATTAGATTTAGTAGGCGGGAATTTTGTCTCATCACGGGGTTTAAGTTTAGTCGTCgcacggacatggcacattacattcCCAGAAGTTATGATGTAGAAACACCACCGATTAGACGACGTTGTTTCCCAAATCGTAAAGTTAATTCAAACATTACAATTACCGATATCCAAAAGCTTTTATATGATGGTGCTGATTTTGTGGTTAGTGATGATGATGTTGTGTAA